The proteins below come from a single Parachlamydia acanthamoebae genomic window:
- a CDS encoding DEAD/DEAH box helicase — protein MTSFLDFGLDPTILKALEKLKFSEPSPIQKAAIPLILQKKDLIALAKTGSGKTAACAIPICDRVDVNSNSVQALIVVPTRELALQYATETQKIGAEKGVKTFALFGGEDAAMQQSKLKHGVQVLVVTPGRLIDFVYSRQIDLSHVETLILDEADEMLSMGFYDDLEFIIQCLVHEHQTLLFSATMPKQIRDIAKKHMQSPLEVSLIGEDATPDMIEHHFLYCRYHEKEHNLIELIKTQTPTKAIIFCSSRQECEKVTYVLRKQLHETIDFLHAGLSQDIRSAVTNKFRTNKIQLLVATDVVSRGLDFSSVSHVFIYHLADDLDLYIHRSGRTGRYEKAGTVITLVTQRELRTLNRLLKVLKKEPNWIGPPPPPPSQNTDKTREKKRFYPKRKPANPSSS, from the coding sequence ATGACTAGTTTTCTTGACTTTGGATTAGATCCAACCATTTTAAAAGCTCTAGAAAAATTAAAATTTTCAGAGCCCTCACCTATTCAAAAGGCCGCTATCCCACTTATTCTTCAAAAAAAAGACCTCATAGCCTTGGCTAAAACCGGTTCAGGTAAGACGGCAGCCTGCGCAATCCCCATCTGCGATCGCGTGGATGTAAACTCCAATTCTGTACAAGCCCTGATTGTGGTCCCTACGCGGGAGCTGGCTCTTCAATACGCGACTGAGACGCAAAAAATTGGAGCCGAAAAAGGAGTTAAAACTTTCGCCCTGTTTGGCGGCGAGGATGCAGCTATGCAACAATCTAAACTCAAACATGGTGTGCAAGTTTTAGTTGTCACACCTGGGCGTTTAATCGACTTTGTTTACTCCAGACAAATCGACCTTAGCCACGTGGAGACGCTGATCCTCGATGAAGCCGACGAAATGCTCAGCATGGGTTTCTACGATGACTTAGAATTCATTATCCAATGCTTAGTCCACGAGCATCAAACATTGCTGTTTTCGGCCACAATGCCAAAACAAATTCGAGATATTGCCAAGAAACATATGCAATCTCCTTTAGAAGTTTCTTTGATCGGAGAAGATGCCACACCTGATATGATCGAGCATCATTTTCTTTATTGCCGCTATCATGAAAAAGAACATAATCTCATTGAACTCATTAAAACACAGACCCCCACCAAAGCGATTATTTTCTGTAGTTCCAGACAAGAATGTGAAAAAGTGACTTATGTACTCCGCAAGCAACTGCATGAAACCATTGATTTTCTTCATGCTGGATTAAGTCAAGATATCCGCTCAGCTGTAACGAATAAATTTCGAACAAATAAAATCCAACTGCTTGTCGCCACCGATGTGGTTTCACGCGGACTCGATTTTTCGTCGGTTTCGCACGTTTTTATATATCACCTGGCAGATGATCTAGACCTCTATATCCATCGCTCAGGACGAACGGGGCGCTACGAAAAAGCAGGAACAGTGATCACCCTGGTAACCCAAAGAGAATTGCGCACGCTCAATCGACTTTTAAAAGTACTCAAAAAAGAACCAAATTGGATTGGCCCTCCGCCACCTCCCCCTTCTCAAAATACAGATAAAACCAGAGAAAAAAAACGCTTTTATCCTAAAAGAAAACCAGCAAACCCTTCTTCGAGCTAA
- the ispH gene encoding 4-hydroxy-3-methylbut-2-enyl diphosphate reductase yields MMKLLLSKPRGFCAGVERAIETVEKALEYWGAPIYVKHEIVHNRAVVDGLKAKGAIFIEEIEEVPIGARLIYSAHGVSPAVREAASRRQLIEIDATCGLVTRVHSAVKRYAAQGYQVVLIGHRNHVEIIGTAGEAPDVTTIVESPADVEKLSYEKDEKLFYITQTTLSLDDVKEITEALIQKYPHIVTLPSSSICYATTNRQLALREITDQTDLVLVVGDPTSSNSNRLREVASKRGLPSYLINNESEIQLEWMAGVSTIGLTAGASTPEGIVQNCIQKLIELGVKEVEDVVFINEDVVFQLPKPIVNAKFGSI; encoded by the coding sequence ATCATGAAACTATTGCTATCAAAGCCTCGCGGTTTTTGTGCTGGAGTCGAACGCGCCATTGAAACAGTGGAAAAAGCGCTAGAATATTGGGGTGCACCCATTTATGTGAAGCATGAAATTGTGCATAATCGCGCAGTCGTCGATGGCTTAAAAGCAAAAGGGGCCATTTTTATTGAAGAAATCGAAGAGGTCCCCATTGGAGCACGTTTGATTTATTCAGCGCACGGCGTTTCTCCTGCAGTGCGTGAGGCGGCTAGTCGTAGGCAATTAATCGAAATCGATGCCACGTGTGGGCTTGTGACGCGTGTCCATTCTGCTGTAAAACGATATGCAGCTCAAGGTTATCAGGTTGTTTTAATTGGACATCGCAATCACGTTGAAATTATTGGAACAGCAGGAGAAGCCCCTGACGTGACAACGATTGTGGAATCTCCTGCGGATGTGGAAAAGCTCTCCTATGAAAAAGATGAAAAGCTATTCTATATTACGCAAACGACTTTAAGCTTGGATGATGTAAAAGAAATTACGGAAGCTTTAATTCAAAAATATCCCCATATTGTGACATTGCCAAGTTCTTCTATTTGCTATGCAACGACCAATAGGCAGCTCGCATTACGTGAGATTACAGATCAAACAGATTTGGTTTTGGTTGTGGGAGATCCGACCAGTTCAAATTCAAATCGATTGCGTGAAGTCGCCTCGAAGCGAGGGCTTCCATCTTACCTTATCAATAATGAAAGTGAAATTCAATTAGAGTGGATGGCAGGAGTGAGCACAATTGGATTGACTGCTGGAGCTTCGACACCTGAAGGGATTGTTCAAAATTGTATTCAAAAACTCATTGAGTTAGGAGTAAAAGAGGTCGAAGACGTTGTTTTTATTAACGAAGACGTTGTTTTTCAACTTCCTAAGCCCATTGTGAATGCCAAATTTGGGTCAATCTAA
- a CDS encoding cation:proton antiporter produces MPEELKIIWILAVGLSFACAAGYIAQRLKLSPILGYLIAGFFIGPNSPGFIADQSISDQLANIGVTLLMFAVGLNFNWKDIDADKKIVVPGALILSFLSICAGILLNVSLGQTVIEGFVIGVAICVSSTVVIVRVLADQNLLHTKQGHIVVGWTIVEDLVSVLGLILLPALIYSPSENTSGPFLSILSSVGIVLLKVVVLGLIVHFIGENLIERILKLIARTRSHELFTLAILASVFLIAVGCSYIFGISLALGAFIAGTVVGKTELSHQAAANALPMRDAFAVIFFLSVGMLFNPLAVQNNLPLFAGILVILLLLRPLVAYLIVKIAKYPSYIGFTVALAISQIGEYSFILAEEGSRLNILPDNAYDILVACAFISIALNPILFQFFKPLTKATRPYLDVDTSKIQLDTLSEATGTFLPMALVVGFGPVGRAVARHLATQYQVLVIDQNIDTVSSTKEKNIELLFGDATQLQLLERAKIENVQVIVITTPDLPITNSIIEAAQHINPHADIIARVHFERDYDHTKFGSIPIVCDETACAEKMVELVSQRDM; encoded by the coding sequence ATGCCAGAAGAGTTGAAAATTATTTGGATTTTGGCGGTAGGCTTGAGTTTTGCCTGTGCAGCGGGATATATTGCCCAACGTTTAAAACTTTCTCCGATTTTGGGATATCTCATCGCAGGATTTTTTATTGGACCCAATTCTCCTGGATTTATTGCGGATCAAAGCATTTCGGATCAGCTTGCTAATATTGGCGTGACATTGCTCATGTTTGCAGTTGGTTTGAATTTTAATTGGAAAGATATTGATGCCGATAAAAAAATTGTGGTGCCAGGCGCTCTGATCCTTTCCTTTTTATCCATTTGCGCCGGAATTCTCCTGAATGTGAGTTTGGGGCAAACCGTAATCGAAGGTTTTGTGATTGGTGTTGCCATTTGTGTATCCAGTACCGTTGTCATTGTCAGGGTTTTGGCGGACCAAAATTTACTACACACCAAACAAGGACATATTGTCGTTGGTTGGACCATTGTGGAAGACTTAGTCTCTGTTTTAGGTTTAATTCTTTTACCCGCATTGATTTATTCTCCTTCTGAAAATACTTCAGGACCCTTCCTTTCTATTCTTTCCTCGGTAGGTATTGTCTTATTGAAAGTGGTGGTTTTGGGACTCATTGTACATTTCATCGGAGAAAATTTAATTGAACGCATTTTGAAATTGATTGCACGCACCCGATCGCATGAGCTTTTTACATTAGCCATTTTGGCTTCTGTCTTTCTAATTGCTGTGGGATGCTCGTACATTTTTGGGATTTCACTTGCATTGGGAGCCTTTATTGCCGGGACCGTTGTAGGGAAAACGGAGTTAAGTCATCAGGCTGCAGCCAATGCTTTGCCTATGCGGGATGCCTTTGCCGTGATTTTCTTTCTGTCCGTTGGAATGTTATTTAATCCCCTCGCAGTACAAAATAATCTACCTCTCTTTGCAGGAATCTTGGTTATCCTGTTGCTTTTACGTCCATTGGTTGCCTATCTGATTGTAAAAATTGCGAAATACCCGAGTTATATCGGATTTACTGTTGCTCTCGCAATCAGTCAAATTGGGGAATATTCGTTTATTTTGGCTGAAGAAGGAAGTCGTCTAAATATTTTGCCTGATAATGCCTATGATATTTTAGTAGCTTGCGCTTTTATCAGCATCGCGTTAAATCCCATTTTGTTTCAATTTTTTAAACCTTTGACAAAGGCGACCAGGCCTTATCTAGATGTTGATACCTCGAAAATACAACTGGATACACTTTCCGAAGCCACGGGCACATTTTTACCCATGGCTCTAGTGGTAGGTTTCGGACCTGTAGGAAGAGCCGTTGCGCGTCATTTGGCGACTCAATATCAAGTATTAGTTATTGATCAGAATATCGATACGGTTTCCTCGACAAAGGAAAAAAATATTGAGTTGCTTTTTGGGGATGCCACGCAATTACAGCTTTTAGAAAGGGCTAAAATTGAAAATGTACAGGTGATCGTGATTACGACACCCGATCTTCCCATAACGAATTCGATCATTGAAGCCGCTCAGCATATTAATCCGCATGCCGATATCATTGCACGTGTGCATTTTGAAAGAGATTACGACCACACAAAATTTGGTAGTATTCCGATCGTATGTGATGAAACGGCTTGTGCAGAAAAAATGGTGGAATTGGTGAGCCAACGAGATATGTAG
- a CDS encoding acylphosphatase: MIELHAVIKGYVQGVGFRYTIQDYANQMEISGMARNLSDGSVELIAQGSREKLEGLLEKIRERPGRGRIDSIQVEYGEIKALYSTFKIAH, translated from the coding sequence ATGATCGAATTACATGCTGTAATAAAAGGGTATGTGCAAGGCGTGGGATTTCGTTACACCATACAAGATTATGCAAATCAGATGGAAATTTCTGGGATGGCGCGCAACTTATCAGATGGATCTGTGGAATTAATTGCGCAAGGTTCACGAGAAAAACTTGAAGGGCTTCTAGAGAAAATACGTGAAAGGCCGGGACGAGGGCGTATTGACTCAATTCAAGTGGAATATGGAGAAATTAAAGCATTATATTCTACATTTAAAATTGCGCATTAA
- a CDS encoding autotransporter assembly complex protein TamA has translation MKHNLYLYCFIALLILFIPNQGFSTLSYEVEFCGVDDTKTKELLQSASDLVRLQDRPPTTQAMLNRRAEADIPQLIKVMHSLAYYNAKIDVKIDFKSIPIVVRFLITPGLIYPFKAFKIQFAKPEILKESMTPDLLDHIQAADLGVGIGCTAYPKTIIEAKETLLCLLARRGFPFACISKTEVFADQTAKDISVVLTVDSGPQVCFGPIKVTGNRRVKTRFFNKKIRWEEGALYDTKRVEETQNAIEASRLFSSVVITPEKPENPNDHLAPMVIEVTEGKHHSIGLGASFTTQRGSGATADWENRNFRGVGEKLSFHANLWQETQEVSLLFVKPDFRCRGQEFHGLLEYQYETTKGYTESSFSVSGTIERRVNNRLWLSYGSMFKQLSNTRSDHNGSYHLIKFPLQLRWTTVDSLLDPTKGHSIYYRLIPTLQVLKPQFAYATTTLTGTIYHALNHSGSIVLAAKGTFGTIQGSPRRTIPPSERFYAGSETTLRGYAYRTVSPLNDKHKPIGGRSMMVYSLETRVHATKDFGWVGFYDFGNVYASPLPELKHKFLHAVGMGLRYYTPVGPLRLDVAFPLNRRKHVDSAYQIYLSVGQAF, from the coding sequence ATGAAACATAACCTTTATTTGTACTGTTTCATTGCTCTATTGATTCTTTTTATTCCTAACCAAGGGTTTAGCACTCTTTCTTACGAAGTGGAATTTTGCGGAGTCGATGACACGAAAACAAAAGAGCTTTTACAATCAGCTTCTGATCTTGTCCGCTTGCAAGATCGCCCCCCTACGACTCAGGCGATGCTTAATCGAAGAGCGGAGGCGGATATCCCTCAGCTCATCAAAGTCATGCATAGCTTAGCTTATTACAATGCAAAAATTGATGTCAAAATTGATTTTAAATCTATACCTATCGTCGTCCGCTTTCTTATTACACCTGGTCTCATTTACCCCTTCAAAGCCTTCAAAATTCAATTTGCTAAGCCCGAAATTTTAAAAGAAAGCATGACACCCGATCTCTTGGATCACATTCAAGCGGCCGATTTAGGCGTGGGAATTGGATGCACAGCTTACCCGAAAACGATCATCGAGGCTAAAGAAACCTTGCTCTGTCTCTTGGCTCGCAGAGGATTCCCCTTCGCCTGCATTTCAAAAACAGAGGTTTTTGCTGACCAAACAGCCAAAGATATTTCCGTTGTTTTGACGGTAGATAGTGGCCCACAGGTTTGCTTTGGCCCCATTAAAGTGACAGGAAATCGACGGGTCAAAACCCGCTTTTTCAACAAAAAAATTCGGTGGGAAGAGGGTGCATTATATGATACAAAAAGGGTAGAAGAAACCCAAAACGCTATCGAAGCATCACGTTTATTCAGCTCAGTTGTCATCACCCCTGAAAAACCAGAAAATCCAAACGACCATTTAGCACCTATGGTCATTGAAGTCACTGAAGGCAAACATCACAGCATCGGTTTGGGTGCCAGCTTCACCACACAACGGGGGTCTGGTGCAACTGCCGATTGGGAAAACCGCAATTTTAGAGGGGTTGGAGAAAAGCTTAGTTTTCATGCCAACCTTTGGCAAGAAACACAAGAAGTCTCACTTCTATTTGTTAAACCAGACTTTAGATGTCGAGGACAAGAATTTCACGGACTTTTAGAATACCAGTATGAAACCACGAAAGGCTATACAGAATCTTCTTTTAGCGTGTCTGGAACGATTGAAAGAAGAGTCAATAATCGCCTGTGGCTCTCATATGGCTCCATGTTCAAACAGTTAAGCAACACGCGTTCTGATCATAATGGTAGCTATCATCTGATCAAATTTCCGTTGCAATTACGCTGGACAACTGTCGACAGTCTCTTAGATCCTACTAAAGGACATTCTATTTACTATCGTTTAATTCCCACATTACAGGTTTTGAAACCGCAATTTGCCTACGCCACAACCACACTAACTGGGACCATTTATCACGCATTAAATCACTCTGGAAGCATTGTTTTGGCTGCGAAAGGAACATTCGGAACGATTCAAGGTTCTCCACGCCGCACCATTCCTCCTTCGGAACGTTTTTACGCCGGTTCTGAAACCACTTTGAGAGGTTATGCCTATCGAACAGTCAGCCCGTTAAACGACAAACATAAACCTATCGGGGGACGCTCCATGATGGTCTACTCTCTTGAAACCCGAGTTCATGCCACAAAAGACTTCGGTTGGGTCGGTTTTTATGATTTCGGAAATGTGTACGCATCTCCTCTACCTGAATTAAAACACAAGTTTTTGCATGCTGTAGGCATGGGTTTGCGTTATTATACCCCCGTCGGACCTTTGCGACTGGATGTTGCATTTCCTCTGAACCGGCGCAAACATGTCGATAGTGCCTATCAAATTTATTTAAGCGTGGGGCAAGCTTTCTAA
- a CDS encoding translocation/assembly module TamB domain-containing protein, translated as MKKFLLFIVCLGLLCGIIITLLPEGTVKNAVLQMALKHLEASSDFRVEIESPQLEYPCTIQAKTVRIYSKNSSIPWLSAEDIEACINPFGLLSSKLNLQHVYCKHLFIQSLPEIPFSSSSEADLLPLPFSIKLGRFEIKQFNLSPSVIKKLNLHTYMKAEEFEKGVALVGAFSSKSLFPSAKGELFITPSHTSVTTTSAAFTLKKNYSNYFALITLSETSQGILQKPTFLENSTLSLRLDANGNDNQWEGVVEVLSEPNQTNTDQLFLEGYAKGNFVYLPHQMLTFQSIEGNTQFADFYGTLSLDSQLELSQTSFHAAFTDNPFSMTDLKLSSETEMDISIKGPLLTPSLQAIFYSDSLEIKEWVVNQPEISLTVSPFTDSIGRLAITGKKELIPFHAKSLLNFNPDHSIHFFNASIDYASSNIEGDFLIFPSTMTFKGQAKSSKISLADWLPDWEGTAEVQATLDRDHLFMNVWAENLAYQHLLAQKGHLQLEAKNIFTAPGGDIQVELSKGSWEDIALEELVFKSAFSQETSVSPFSINLKGHYQKPFHIKSDGKWSYQKELIITLDSLSGEALDQPISLRDPFEIKLTAEKFEISPLFLSMGSGYFFASTEYAPTFLQSTFRIHDLPLAAVHLFAPQFPLKGNASGQIFLFGSPESPRGQLSLELTDVKLEEEAFTKFPPFNISFQASLVDQLLECTGRIIGIEKNPLQGEAKIPLTFSITPFKAYIDRDLPFSANLRGKGPLSPILSLLFVDKISIDGDVELHLGMEGTLSFPQLRGYVDLQNGFFESINAGAILRSITAKISATGQQMTLEQFSAKDENEGTIRGTGRLSLNDPLFPFDAQFELNKLQLLDVDFFQSIASGSLTLKGNKEEGLLSGTLTSNKTQMTLPNQISEVAHAVEVTYINVPAGEALPASPQIKKSEWPLKLNIQLKLPAKATFGAPNLTSEWQGDLILKGTADDPLLDGQLKIVKGSYLFNGKQFLIKEGTVNFAGDPSNDTTLYVVGSMDLHRIVAEVIVKGPIKNPTLALNSNPPMSQQEILSWILFGKGLSEISPFQGDQLTASLTDLSRQQEGPDLLTRIRNQTGIDRIDINRSGEGDSGDVSFEVGKYITSGTYVSVSKNMGSESNEVNIETSIIKNFKLQAGVSDDANGHFDIIWKYDY; from the coding sequence ATGAAAAAATTCCTTCTTTTTATTGTATGCCTGGGACTGCTGTGCGGAATTATTATCACTCTTTTACCAGAAGGGACTGTCAAGAATGCTGTCTTGCAAATGGCTTTAAAACATCTTGAAGCTTCCAGTGATTTCCGTGTGGAAATCGAGTCACCTCAACTTGAATATCCTTGCACCATCCAGGCTAAAACAGTAAGAATTTATTCCAAAAACTCTTCCATCCCATGGCTATCCGCAGAAGACATCGAAGCTTGCATTAATCCCTTTGGTTTACTTTCTTCAAAACTCAATCTGCAACACGTTTATTGCAAACATCTATTTATTCAATCACTGCCCGAAATTCCTTTTTCATCTTCTTCAGAGGCTGATTTATTGCCTCTTCCCTTCTCGATTAAATTGGGACGCTTTGAAATCAAGCAATTTAATTTATCTCCATCTGTGATTAAAAAACTTAATCTTCACACCTATATGAAAGCCGAAGAGTTTGAAAAAGGGGTGGCTTTGGTTGGTGCATTTTCCTCAAAATCTTTATTCCCTTCAGCCAAAGGGGAACTATTTATTACGCCCTCTCATACCTCTGTGACCACGACATCTGCCGCTTTTACTTTGAAAAAAAATTACTCCAATTATTTTGCTCTCATCACTTTAAGTGAAACTTCCCAAGGAATTTTACAAAAACCTACATTCCTTGAGAACTCTACCCTTAGCCTTAGACTAGACGCGAACGGCAATGACAACCAATGGGAGGGCGTCGTAGAAGTTCTTTCAGAACCAAATCAAACCAACACGGATCAACTATTTTTGGAAGGATACGCAAAAGGAAATTTTGTTTATTTACCACATCAAATGCTCACTTTTCAGTCAATTGAAGGAAATACACAATTCGCTGATTTTTATGGAACGCTTAGCCTGGACTCTCAATTGGAATTGAGTCAAACCTCCTTCCATGCAGCATTTACGGATAATCCTTTTTCAATGACTGATCTTAAATTGAGCTCTGAAACGGAAATGGATATTTCGATAAAAGGGCCTCTTCTAACCCCCTCTTTACAAGCCATCTTTTATTCAGACAGCCTCGAAATAAAAGAATGGGTCGTTAATCAACCCGAAATTTCATTGACGGTCTCTCCCTTTACTGATTCCATTGGACGTCTTGCCATTACAGGAAAAAAGGAACTTATTCCTTTTCATGCAAAATCATTGCTCAATTTTAATCCTGATCACTCTATTCATTTTTTTAATGCCAGCATCGATTATGCTTCGTCGAACATCGAGGGAGACTTTCTTATTTTTCCTAGCACGATGACTTTTAAGGGACAAGCAAAAAGCTCGAAAATTTCACTTGCAGACTGGTTGCCTGATTGGGAAGGGACAGCTGAAGTTCAGGCCACACTCGATCGCGACCATCTTTTCATGAATGTTTGGGCAGAAAATCTGGCTTACCAACATCTATTGGCCCAAAAAGGACATCTTCAGCTAGAAGCAAAGAATATTTTTACGGCTCCTGGTGGCGACATTCAAGTCGAATTATCAAAGGGCTCATGGGAAGATATTGCTCTAGAAGAGTTGGTTTTTAAAAGTGCGTTTAGTCAAGAGACCTCCGTGTCCCCTTTTTCAATTAACCTAAAGGGCCATTACCAAAAACCCTTTCATATTAAGTCTGATGGAAAATGGAGCTATCAAAAGGAGCTGATTATTACACTCGATTCTTTATCGGGTGAAGCTTTAGACCAACCAATTTCTTTACGCGATCCTTTTGAAATCAAGTTGACAGCCGAAAAATTCGAAATATCACCTCTCTTCTTATCGATGGGCTCAGGCTACTTTTTTGCCTCCACAGAATATGCTCCAACTTTTCTACAAAGTACATTCCGCATTCATGATTTACCACTTGCGGCTGTCCATTTATTTGCCCCCCAGTTTCCCTTAAAAGGAAATGCCTCAGGACAAATCTTCCTATTCGGATCCCCAGAATCACCAAGAGGCCAGCTGAGCCTTGAGCTAACAGATGTAAAACTTGAAGAAGAAGCCTTTACCAAGTTTCCTCCCTTTAACATCTCTTTTCAGGCATCTCTCGTCGATCAACTTTTGGAGTGTACGGGACGTATTATCGGAATAGAAAAAAATCCCCTCCAAGGAGAGGCTAAAATCCCGCTTACTTTTTCCATTACGCCATTCAAAGCCTACATCGATCGGGATCTTCCTTTTTCGGCAAATTTACGGGGTAAAGGGCCCCTTTCTCCTATCCTCTCTCTGTTATTTGTAGATAAAATTTCAATTGATGGAGACGTGGAGCTTCATTTAGGTATGGAGGGAACGCTCAGCTTCCCTCAACTGCGTGGATACGTGGATTTACAAAATGGTTTTTTTGAAAGTATTAATGCGGGAGCCATACTTCGCTCAATTACGGCCAAAATTAGTGCCACGGGTCAACAAATGACTTTAGAGCAATTTTCTGCTAAGGACGAGAATGAAGGAACTATAAGAGGAACTGGTCGACTGTCTTTAAATGATCCTCTTTTTCCTTTCGATGCACAATTTGAATTAAATAAGCTACAGCTCCTGGATGTGGATTTCTTTCAATCGATTGCTAGTGGATCCCTCACTCTTAAAGGCAATAAAGAAGAAGGTCTTTTATCGGGAACCTTGACCTCCAATAAAACGCAAATGACGCTTCCCAATCAAATTTCTGAGGTCGCACATGCTGTGGAAGTCACCTACATTAACGTGCCTGCGGGAGAAGCTCTCCCTGCTTCTCCCCAAATCAAAAAATCTGAATGGCCTTTAAAGTTAAATATTCAGCTTAAGCTGCCTGCAAAAGCGACTTTTGGAGCTCCCAACCTCACCTCTGAGTGGCAGGGCGATCTTATCTTAAAAGGGACGGCAGATGATCCCCTCCTTGATGGGCAGCTTAAAATTGTCAAAGGATCTTATCTCTTTAATGGGAAGCAGTTCTTGATTAAAGAGGGAACAGTCAACTTTGCAGGAGATCCAAGCAACGATACCACTTTATATGTAGTTGGCTCAATGGATTTACATCGTATTGTTGCAGAAGTCATTGTCAAGGGACCCATTAAAAATCCTACGCTTGCTCTCAATTCTAATCCCCCTATGTCGCAACAGGAAATTTTATCCTGGATCCTCTTTGGCAAAGGACTTTCAGAAATTTCCCCTTTTCAGGGAGACCAACTAACCGCTTCCTTAACAGATCTGAGCCGGCAGCAAGAAGGTCCTGATTTGCTCACACGCATTCGCAATCAAACCGGGATCGATCGGATCGATATTAATAGAAGTGGTGAGGGAGATTCTGGGGATGTTTCATTTGAAGTGGGTAAATACATCACAAGTGGAACGTATGTCTCTGTGAGTAAAAATATGGGATCCGAGAGCAACGAAGTAAATATTGAAACAAGCATTATTAAAAACTTCAAGCTGCAAGCAGGTGTCAGTGACGATGCAAATGGCCATTTTGATATCATCTGGAAATATGATTATTAA
- a CDS encoding MlaE family ABC transporter permease — MTKMLATLGDYFLLILKVIWVTIKRPPAWSLIRDQMFEIGVMSLPVVAITGFSTGLVLAAQSFFQLSDKGLASATGLMVTKAMMVELGPILTAFMVTGRVGASMCAELGTMRVTEQIDALRSMSVNPLRYLIAPRFIAGTTMLPLLTIFSCLMGILGGYLLSVYYYQMPPSTFLDPLPLHIKTFDMVSGLIKAFIFGIIIITISCYRGLSTRGGAAGVGRATTNSVVICYSVILISNFIITIGLNGSYPYISDFISKWF, encoded by the coding sequence ATGACTAAAATGCTCGCCACTCTTGGCGATTACTTTCTTCTGATTTTAAAAGTGATTTGGGTCACGATCAAGCGTCCTCCTGCATGGAGTTTGATCCGCGATCAAATGTTCGAAATCGGTGTGATGTCCCTTCCTGTTGTTGCCATCACAGGATTTTCTACCGGGCTGGTTTTAGCTGCTCAATCTTTCTTTCAGTTATCCGACAAAGGATTAGCAAGTGCCACAGGTTTAATGGTAACAAAGGCGATGATGGTTGAACTTGGTCCCATTTTAACGGCTTTTATGGTGACAGGCCGCGTCGGAGCCTCCATGTGTGCCGAATTAGGAACCATGCGTGTCACCGAGCAAATTGACGCCTTACGCTCGATGTCCGTTAACCCTTTACGCTATCTGATCGCCCCCCGCTTTATCGCTGGAACAACCATGCTCCCGCTGTTAACGATTTTCAGCTGCCTCATGGGTATTTTGGGCGGCTACTTACTTTCTGTGTATTATTATCAAATGCCCCCATCAACTTTTTTAGATCCACTCCCTCTTCACATTAAAACATTCGACATGGTAAGTGGATTGATCAAAGCATTTATTTTTGGGATTATCATTATTACCATTTCTTGTTATAGGGGATTATCGACGCGAGGAGGAGCTGCAGGTGTCGGCCGCGCCACCACAAATAGTGTTGTGATCTGCTATTCCGTTATATTGATTAGCAATTTCATCATCACCATCGGGTTGAATGGATCCTATCCCTATATTTCAGATTTTATTAGCAAGTGGTTTTAG